The window GGGTGTTGGCACAGTGTATATTTGGGAAACCCCAGCATGACAGAAAACTCAAACATAACCACAGCGTGAATATTTACTTTGGGCTTTGTGGATTGATTTACTCTGTGGTTTGCTCTCGCAGTTCAAACACTGtgagtgttgttttcatttatcattGAATGAGTCTCAACCTTTTTCACAAGTGTAAGGACTGGGtgtacaaaaatatttatatatgggtgtttgtagtttttgtagTGTTGAATGTCTGATGCtgtgtatactgtatatgcatagTTAAGCATATCTTGTTGTCattacatgtgtgtatatataatatatgtgtgCACTTACTATGATGTTAACGTTCCCGCCAACAAAGTCGGCGAACACATGGATGACGTCCTGCTTCGATCTGGTTTTCTTGAAGTCAGTTTGACATGTACCGTCACATttctaaagagagaaaaaagcctCAATTTAAGAACGAAAAGAAATTAAACAGTCACTGAAAACTAGAACATAATGACGTGTAGGAAAAGTCAATAGTAGACACTGAGCTTGACAGCAGAAGCAGGCAAACAGCAGAGTCAGGGTGTGGGTAGAGGTTGGGTAGCAGGTAAAACCAGGCAAAAGGTGAGAAGAGCTGATAAGGAGCAGCTGACTTGGTGGGCAAGGTGGGAAATCTCAGGATTATGGGCAGGGCAGCATTTCTTTAAGGGCGCGGCCACACAATGGAAAATATTGGCGAATGCAAATATAgcgggtcaaagttcaccaacgCAAAGCCACACTGTGATTTACCTCGCCACAGGAACCAGGTAGTTTACTCGCCATTTAAAcatttgcgtatgtgtgacTGGACCCTAACATTGTGACAAAGGTCATTTCCCTCCATTTTTGACATCTATAGAGTGCTAATGTCTATGAACAGGAGGaattttgtgtggatctggataatgatctggattttgtgaagcaaaATAAGTCTATTTAGAAAGGTGACCTTTATCCAGTTCATTCAGAACAgatattttgtctgtgtttattgtaaataGTTTGCTTAACATTTCTGAGCACATAGTGTACGGGTGTTATTCGTGTGTGAGGGTAAGGCAGGGTGTTGACAGCTGACTCCAGTTAGATAATCACTCCCCTGCTTAATTTGTGGCAGCGAGAGAGCTGCCACAGATGAACAGAGACAGATGACAGGGAGAAGACAGAGGGCTGAGCTGCCACGGGACACTGTAATCAGACGGTCCAGTGAGAAGTTGTGCGGTTCAGAGGGCAGATTTATGTTTAAGGTACTGAATTTATGTTTGAAGTGTCGATTTCTGGGATTTAGAGTATGGTGCCGGTGAGCGCCAGTTGCCTGGCTGGTGTTGGAAGACCAACGGCAGGGGACTTGCCTcaacatgtaaatgtaatttggttgccaatcagccttggcggaggtatgcgctctccAAGTGCCCTTCTAGTGTATTCAATGCCATTAGTTTgactgttagcaggattactcaatAACTACTAAATCAAATTCggtgacattttgtggaggtgTGGGGAAGGACCTGAGTAAGAACCCGTTCTGGATAATCGAGAGGATCCAGGActtattttctttcaatttctttaacatgtcatcagccttggtggaggattGTTCTCTCATAGTGTCCCTCTCGTTCCTTGTAAGTTAGGAACTATGATACATTATGTTTAGATTTATTATAACTAGCTTTAATTCATCCTTAATGTTTAATGCACACTGCATTCACAAATCTATTGTCATCTCCAGGCTGGTTTGGAAATTCACCCCAGAAATCATCTCACCATGAGCCAGCTTCCCTGAGCACTGTGATTAACCTGTTAATCATGATAATAGTATATGGACGTATCACTCCCTCTACCTTGATCCCTTCTATCCTGAAGCCCAGGGTGTTGGTGGAGCTCATGGTCTCTCGCCACTGCATGTAGCGCGGCTTGGTGACGCCTCGTTGAGCGTGCTCCTGGGGAGTCGGCCCTTCGCTGTCCACCTCCACCATCTTCTTGTACAGGTCCTCCCTCGGCTTGGGCCGCTCTCGTGCTCGAACAAGCTCCTCCTCCAAGTACGTCctgaaacagcaggaaaaaataATCCTTGAGGTGCAGGAGCCGTGTGTTTACACACTACTATTATTTTTTACTTACCACTACTATTTACTTTAAGGGTTTGTATAGTATTCACACCCAAGTTATTAAGAAGGAAGATGGTTGTTAACAGACACATAGTGTTCTTTGTATGAAGCCATTATGACTGATACATTACTGATACATGTCCAACAGTTTCCTAATAAAGCCACATTTGAATTTTTAcgtggatctgcaccaaatttcgcataaatatcagtcccctaaaacATGTccgtttttttttcatcaagatccattaattattctgaATATTTTGAGAAATAAACGAACATGTTGCAGGTATCAGcgtatttataatattattctCTCATACAAAAGTGAAGACTGCTGCATAAATGCCTTAAAACATCATTACAGAACTGCACAGGTGTGTGCAGCAACACATTTACTCTTGTCGCATTCGTACCAGGCGATCATGTGCAAACAGATGTggatttcagtttcagtttgtcagccacacttcctctgtgctgcgGAGGGAAGCTGAGAGGAGACTCCAGCGTGCAGTGTTTAACTCTAAAAGTCTGAGTGTGACTTTTTGCAAGTAAGCGGTTTTGCAACTTTGTGGTTGAGAATTTTTCGACAAAGGGGAGTCTCCAGGGACACCCTGAGCATGTAAATGTGTGCTTATGTGTAGCCTcggtaacacaaacacacacagaaatattgaGATTACATTAAATAAAGTCTGTATGTGCAtgtcatctgtttgtttgagtgAGCTTAACTCAGTTCAGCTCGCACAGGGATGGGTGTCCAAACCTGCAGGTCTGTGCACTCATGAGCGTGTgcatattctgtgtgtgtgtgtgtgtgtgtgtgtgtgtgtgtgtgtgtgtgtgtgtgtgtgtgtgtgtgtgtgtgtgtgtgtgtgtgtgtgtgtgtgtgtgtgtgtgtgtgtgtgtgtgtgtgtgtattcgtgCTTGTGCACACGATTCAGCAAGGCACTACGCCCATTGTGGCAGGAAGCCAAGCATATAGCCTGCAGTTACAACAGGTGTTCCCTTGTAGAGCAAAAATGCTTCAGGCAGCATGAACTGTCCCCAGACTGCACTGATCTCATTCATATTTCAACACAACATTATTAACTAACATAAAAACACACGCAAATAGAAAAATGATATGGCATTATCTTCTTAAATTGGCAGAAATACGATTAAAACCAAAATCCCTATGGTACATGTAATGTTGCttttatataattaaaagtaatagaaataatgacaaaatatcTACTACTTGTACATAAATGAAATCTTACTCCCTTACCTGACTCCCATCTTACAGTCCATGACATTGGGAAGTTCAAAGTTTGCCAGCAGGTCGGCCATATGGAGGAAAGACTCTCCGTCTTTCTCCACGACGCCATGGTAACCAGGAACAAAAGGGAGCAGCGCGTCGTCCCTCAGCTCCTCAAAACACTGCATCTCGTTTTCTGAGAACTTCTTCAGAATCGAGCCCTCATCTGCTGCTTTGAAGTTACCTGGAGTCAGACGTAGAACAACATTCCAACTTTCCCAAGCAGGAGGGACAGGCATTTAAAATATACGGCCTCTGAATATAGCTGTCACCGaaaatacagtacatacagtaccTGTGTATGGGAATGTTAAAGTGCCCATTCGGCAACTGCTGTAGCTGTTCTAATCCCCATCCCGGATGTGATGACCTTGTATCCTCCCAAAAACGACACAATACCCAAAAGAAACAAGTCTAAGCTTGCACACCACATACTGACAGTGGAGATAGCGAGGATATCAGATTTTTACCGTCGAGGACCCACAGTGTCACAAACAGTGTCTGATGGTCTGGATAGTCTGTGATACAATCTTAACAGGTCATACCTTTATGCCCAGCGAGCTGAACCCAGTTTAGTTTTCTCCTCTGGCTCGCGCTGAACGGCCATTGAACGATCGTCTTTAACTTCCACCACGGCTTGCTCTGGACAAGACACAAGAAAACAGATGGAAAAGATTACAACAGATCAGAATACAATTGTGTAGAATTGAGCGATAGTTTGAGGTTTGTGTGTCCTTGTTCACATCGATGACCTGATAACAGGATGAAGAGCTGTAAACTTGCTGACTTTGGTCTAGAATACAGCGACTGGGTAGAAATCCGATCACATAAGCAGTTTGAGCCAGTATATCTGATGCCAGGCCTTTTGGTTTTCCACTGCCTACGATCTGGGTCAGTTAAATGCCATTTCGGTAGAAACTCATATCTGCTCTCTGCATCTCTATTCAGCATCTCCAGTCTGGTGTGGCGATGGACTCACAACTTTGATTCACAGGGTAAATCCCCCTAAACCGGCTATTTATCATCAGGAGTGTGAATTTACAGCTACAGACAATTTAAGGTTGAAGAGGAAACATCTTGCACTTCTCATCTTTGATCAAATTGTTAGATATTTAAGGGGAAAGGTTTTAATGCCAAATAAACACCAGCCATGTGGTTGGCCTCTCACATCCCACTCACTCTTACACCCACACTACACATTAGCATGCAGGTATATTGCAATCAGTGGTGCTTGTCTGCTTGCCTTTCACAGCGATAGCTTTCAATTTTGCATAACTATTGGGGTTCGGGTCAGGACCTGCgctattgattatttttgtcaATAATTGCCAAGTTTAATCATTTTGTCCAAAAATATTCACCTGTTCTTAAAAGTTTAAACTTTTCAAAATTGAGTAGCACATTTGGAATGTGTAAGACTGCATGCCGCGCAGGTGGAGCATCTCTCTGCATTGATTATTTCTGGTTAAGGatgttatgaataaaaataaaattagaaCTGAGGagtaaattagtttttcttggcagtaatttctattttttttatgtttgtttgtttaaggGCTCATCTCCTGCCATCCCTGGTTTCAccttctttttgtctctcaggactcaccacacacacacgcacacacacagacacacacacacacaaacatacacacacacactgagggaaaCACTGTAACAGCTTGCAGATTTCACAGACACAGTGGCGCTTCTCACTTGCAGGGGACGGTCTGTTTTACTCCCTCCGAGAGAAATGACCAGATCTCACCACACACTTTAACGCTGACATTTCTACATTTCTAATCAATATAAGGAAGGGAAAAAATAACTCTTCAGCACTGAAAGGAAAACTTAGAACGTACATGTATTTAAATCCCAACATCAGGCCTCTGTCACATCATTTCACTTTATGTGCTCAGAGCGAAAGGGGAAATGAAAGAGGGACTCTCGTGTTAGTGACACACTCGAGCGTCTCACGGTTCACATGGCTCACTAATAGCAGAACTCCGCAGTGGTCAGCCAAGCCTCTCTTAAATGTCAAGTGATATGCTTCACTTAGTGCTAGTGTTTACTGACCATATCACGTTGTGAAGGTATTGCACGTTCACAAACCCAACATTTGCTTCATAGCTGCAAGTCTTGTCTTGACTTGCTCGTCATTTAATGCAGACAGACAATGTTTATGTAACTGAtcaaagacaaagaacagaaacaatCATCACGACTGTACAACACAAAGAGGTTACAGACAAAATATACACACTCAAATGAAACATAGTTATTTGCTTGGAGTACACTGCATCAGTCAATCCTTCATAACAGTGCTTTTTTGCTCTACCTACAGGGTTTATATCTATTTTATCTATAATCAATATAAAACAGAGCcttaaatgaaatgtctcttATTGATGTATTCTTTTAGAAGTGTCCATGGCCATTGAAAATCATTGCCTCTGTAATGCTCCTGCAGGGCCGAGGCTGTTCCGTTCTATGAAGTGCTTCAGCCGATTATTTAATTAGGATTTCTCACTTTCCAGTTCATAAGTATGATTCTTTTTTCAGAGAGGAATGTAAACCATCCATTTTATATCCCAGCAAGCATACTCCTGGGGATACATCTTCATTTATTATAGAACTCTGAATTTCCATACTTCTAGGAAGTACAATAACATATATGTCAGTGATCCATTTTTACCACAACCGTGCCAACATAAGTCCGGCATATTAGGGTTCATTTTCTTCAGCTTCTGTGGGTTTATATTTGTTCGGTATAAAATCTTCAACTGTACAAGTTTGTATCAAACGCATTTTGAGAGATAATTTGTGCGTCTTATTATGGTGTCCCATTGTTCCAGTGGTAGGTGTTTCACCAGATCAAGTTCCCATTGggatttgattttattcatgtCATTGCAGAAGGAGAGTAATAAAAGTTTATAAAGTTTGGATACTGTACCTCTATTTGTTACAATCTCGTTTAATTTTTATTATCCATAACATCATGAAGAGCATGGGGTGTTTGCCATTAAAGGCCAAGTAGTATGTGTATATTTCTGGTATCCCTACACCGCCTTTTCGAACCCTTGAGTTTTGATGTGAATACAATGACCCTGAAGCCCTCTGGACAATATTTATATTCCACACAAAGCCTGATTTGGAAACTTCATGCTCTTCAGACCCTGCTCCCCTAGCCAGCCTTGATGAGTTTGAACTGATAACACATACTGGTTTCACTGTCAAGTCAGAACTTGACACAACAGGTTTGCTAAAAGTTTACTTATGTAACATAGGGAGTGTATCAGAAGCTGCAGCGGTGGAAGTGGTTTTCAAATGCTTTGCTTAGGTATTCATTCATCGGTTCCCAACATAGAGAACAACAGGCATCTACAGAATCATAAGATAAATCTTAGTGGTTGTAAGTCAATTCATAGGcccaggaaagaaaaaaaattaaatattatgccgtatctatctatctatctcgAGGGGGATCAGAAAACACCTATGACAGTCAAACAAATGTTGagagtgtaaagaaaacaagtacTTGAATGAATATTCCGTGTTACTTTCCACCGCTGCTGAAGAAAAAGACACGCAAAGGGCAATTAAGTTTCATTGACTCACGAAACTTTAAATAAGCTGATTAGGACCATAGCCAAGGTTTCAGTACTTGTTGTCAGACGCCTCTTTTCCAACACCGggcctgtggtgtgtgtgacaCACTGTTTTACAGATATATCTCACTGCTGTGATGAGCCAGTTTGTCCAGCTGCCtgtctgttttcactctgcTCTGTTGTATTTCCATCTAAACTCTCTTCACCATGTTCACTCAGGTTTAATCTGTAATATAAACTATAAGGCCTGAAAAAGGGACtgataaagaaatgtttctTACTTCCTGAAGTGGTTCTTTGTTAAATGTCAAAAGTCAAGGCTGAAATTAGCTCCTGACCACGAAATACATTATTACAGTGACATGTTAGCCTGTGctgaaatatttgtgtgtgtgtgggtgtatgtgtgggtgtgtgtgtgggggttgaaTGGGCAAGGGCATAGAAAAGAGCCTATTTTCCGATGTGGAACAATCAACATCTTTCcattttgagtttctatgaccAAAAGAgctatcacacacacgcacacaaacacaaacacaaacacacacacacacacacacacacacacacacacacacacacacacacacacacacacacacacacacacacaccggtgtTGGCACAGCcatccttattaggactttgcattgacttctaTTCATTGTGAACTACCGGACTAAAACCTTATCCTTAACCCTCttagccctaaccctaacattCACCATGACAAATTCATGCCCAATCCTATAACCTTaccctaaccacaattcacatctcactcctaaccttaaccaggacctctgaaattatgttttgcctcattaggaccaagcttgaggtccactggtcctgacatggtcagtgtttatgctggaaaatctcctaaagaggtaacacaaacgtgacacacacacattatgaacACACAGGCCTAACAGACAATgcgttttcagtttgtttcaaaCAAAGTGACAGCTACAGACCTTGTATGGAGAAGGGAAGGAGAAGTTGtagaaacataaaacacacagacacacacacacaatgaagtcTGAATCTGAGTCTTGGTGACGTGATGACAGTTGAGACAAAAAGCAGATTATGTTGTAGAGTAAAAAGGGCTGAAACATGGAGGTGACTCACTGTGATCGCACTCAACTTCCCTACAGCTCACATGGACGGACGATGACTGTGTTAAAGCTGCAGAACTATGTGCTGTTCTGTTCAACTCTAAATGTAGAAAATCGGAATTGATGCTTCTGAAAGGTACATAACAACACAGTATGTGCGAGCGTGTTCAATGGGACTGAGCGACTCATCGGCCCAAGAGTAAAACTGTATCAGCCAAGAATgtcaaaggcaaacaaatagCAGCCTCAGCGTTTATTGAACTAAAGGCCAATGCTTcaccacttgtgtgtgtgctgagggCGGGACGCACTCTCTGTGTTTAAGGTCAGGGCTTGCGGTGCCAAAACATGAAAATTGAACGACTTGTTGATCTGACATTTAACATGCAACACATGCGATTCAAGCACATTAATGTGTGTCATTTGTAGGAGGgacatcagcaaaaaaaaaaagggtggtTTAATAAAGGCCACAGAGAaagaatctttaaaaaaaaatcatgaaagCAGCGATAACTGTGTCAGAAGCATTCCAGAAGCTCGACACACAACAAAGGGGATCTGGCTTTTCAGCAGCAATACACATGGTGTTGGTTTCAGTTCACACAGCGGGATCATTAAGGTGATGTGAGAGGTTTTGATAAGCCATTAAACATGAGGAGACGTAACATGATTTCAATGGGGACAATCACATTTCCTGACGATCTTCCTGCGTGCACTCTGGCAGGGATCTCAAAGGCTGTTTACTCTGTCTTTTTTACATGAACTCAAAGAACTCGTTTGTTTCTTCATCTTAAACATCACATATAAGCAAAGGACAGATAGAAAAATATATCCTGGAATAGAAAAGTGATTTACTCGCCATGGAAAATCCTTCCAAAGAGCTCACTCTAAGAAAGCattctgcaggtatctctgactccagagctgcaggatccggATCTGACACTACTCCAAAATTATGATATTCTCATTGTATTAACCAGTCAGACCAAACTTAAATCTgagttacacaactgttcctggcctctctcccttctctcccctcttttccacccaccccTCGTCATTTTAaaattgagttgttttttttctccacagttgcCTATATGCTTGCTTGTTGTGAGAacttttgtctgtctgtaatATTGTGATTTTGCACTATATGaataaaactgaactgaattgaattgaatagtATCATCACTCTGCAaatgtctcctctctgcagtcAAACAGATCCAAGAGGTCTCCTGAGAGGAAGTATACTCTGCTGgctgttgtttcttctttttgaaaCATCAGCCCTTTACTGTAATTCTATAAAGGATGCTGATTTGCAAAGTTGCACATGGGGGAGGTCAAGCGTGGTGGTGTGTTTGTCCCAGGATACAGACAAGACTTTTTCTGTGGTTGATCTAGTCATGCATGGTTGTATATGACAGCAGGCGACAGAGAGAGTTGTATTTTACATGTTATAAAACAGGCTACCACAAACTACAGTGGATTTATGTGCTTGTAAACCACTTCTCAAAGTCCATAGTAACCAGATCATTGTCTGTTGGTTGCTCACTCACCTCTCCAGTGTCCACCAGATGCTCCAGAGCGATGATGCCTTTGCTTTTGCTCTCGTTGTCACTCAGTAAGTCATCTTCGGACTCCACGGCAGAGGAGCCcgtggaggagatggaggagttGGACAGCTTCCTGCACAGGGTACCGACCACCTCATCATCCCAGTCCTCCTGCCGCATCTCCCGGGAGCAGCCGCCTCCCTCCGGGGTGATGGTGACCTGCGGTACCCGGCGCTGATCCATCACTGCAGTCGGCGGCGCACCGGTTGCTGACGAGGGTGAGATTTGAGCGGCTCTCTGGAGGAGATCATCGCAGATCTGTGGGGACTTCGCGGCGGCTGTTCGTCGCTCTGAGCGGGGCCCCTCGTTTATTCCAGTCCCCGGGAGCCCGGAGTCCTTGGAGCTCTTTCTCCTGCACTCTTTGGGCATTGGAGAGCCGGATCCACCGCGAGGGCGCACAGCAAGAGGCGCAAAGCTTCAGACGCTCCAGCCTTTAAATCTGATCATGTCACTTTGACAGAGTTCAGACTTTATGTTGTTGTTCTGACGCTGCTTTGCGCCACTTCCTCGTTGATGTCCGCGGCTTCACACATGAAATACCAATGTCTGCTCCGTGCGCAATGACGCACAGGGGAACccctttctctcgctctctctctttatctctctctatctatctcactctgtctgtctggctgtctgtctgtctctctctctctctctctctcagctatCTATCCCACTATCTCTCTATCTGGCTATctttctcactctgtctgttctctctctctctcttgctctctctctctctctctctctctctctctctctctctctc of the Hippoglossus stenolepis isolate QCI-W04-F060 chromosome 10, HSTE1.2, whole genome shotgun sequence genome contains:
- the itpka gene encoding inositol-trisphosphate 3-kinase A; translation: MPKECRRKSSKDSGLPGTGINEGPRSERRTAAAKSPQICDDLLQRAAQISPSSATGAPPTAVMDQRRVPQVTITPEGGGCSREMRQEDWDDEVVGTLCRKLSNSSISSTGSSAVESEDDLLSDNESKSKGIIALEHLVDTGESKPWWKLKTIVQWPFSASQRRKLNWVQLAGHKGNFKAADEGSILKKFSENEMQCFEELRDDALLPFVPGYHGVVEKDGESFLHMADLLANFELPNVMDCKMGVRTYLEEELVRARERPKPREDLYKKMVEVDSEGPTPQEHAQRGVTKPRYMQWRETMSSTNTLGFRIEGIKKCDGTCQTDFKKTRSKQDVIHVFADFVGGNVNIIKSYLSRLTEIRQALKTSEFFRRHEVIGSSLLFIHDHKGNAQVWIIDFGKTTALPEGQMLNHDIPWKEGNREDGYLWGLENLVHTLESVSIRGNGDQTCCSLTKENSQMVETDGQ